One Gemmatimonadota bacterium DNA window includes the following coding sequences:
- a CDS encoding cyanophycinase, producing MKAATLLLLVAAAAAPALAGQARGHLLIVGGGSQPDALVTRFVELAGGRGRARIAVVPMASEEPRETGEEKAVQLREFGADAVVLNLTRAEAADSAVAARLEGITGIWFTGGDQVPLVAVLGGTPALAAMQRRYRAGAVVGGTSAGAAIMGDSMLTGNQRRPDSLGYYGDEYPEIARRTIEVVPGLGFLPAAIVDQHFLRRERQNRLLAVILERPGFLGVGIDEGTAVEVGPDGRWRVLGRSSVVVYDARRAGRGAPDGALGGTDIRLHVLPPGSTFDPRTGRGHLPGAAAVTGSHGP from the coding sequence ATGAAGGCGGCCACGCTCCTCCTGCTCGTGGCGGCGGCCGCGGCGCCCGCGCTGGCCGGCCAGGCCCGCGGCCACCTGTTGATCGTGGGCGGCGGCAGCCAGCCCGACGCGCTGGTCACCCGCTTCGTGGAGCTGGCCGGGGGGCGCGGCCGGGCCCGCATCGCGGTGGTGCCGATGGCCAGCGAGGAGCCGCGGGAGACGGGCGAGGAGAAGGCGGTCCAGCTGCGGGAGTTCGGGGCCGACGCGGTGGTCCTCAACCTGACCCGGGCGGAGGCGGCCGACAGCGCCGTGGCGGCCCGGCTCGAGGGCATCACCGGGATCTGGTTCACCGGCGGCGACCAGGTGCCGCTGGTGGCGGTGCTCGGTGGCACGCCGGCCCTCGCCGCCATGCAGCGGCGCTACCGCGCGGGGGCGGTGGTGGGGGGCACCTCCGCGGGGGCGGCGATCATGGGCGATTCCATGCTCACCGGCAACCAGCGGCGCCCCGACAGCCTCGGGTACTACGGCGACGAGTATCCCGAGATCGCCCGGCGCACCATCGAGGTGGTGCCGGGCCTCGGGTTCCTTCCCGCCGCGATCGTGGACCAGCATTTCCTGCGGCGGGAGCGGCAGAACCGCCTGCTGGCGGTGATCCTGGAGCGGCCCGGGTTCCTCGGGGTGGGCATCGACGAGGGCACGGCCGTGGAGGTCGGTCCCGACGGCCGCTGGCGGGTGCTGGGGCGGAGCAGCGTGGTGGTGTACGACGCGCGCCGGGCGGGGCGGGGCGCCCCGGACGGCGCGCTGGGCGGGACGGACATCCGGCTTCACGTGCTGCCGCCCGGCAGCACCTTCGACCCGCGAACGGGGCGTGGGCACCTCCCCGGCGCGGCGGCAGTGACGGGCTCGCACGGTCCCTGA
- a CDS encoding IclR family transcriptional regulator — protein MTRAFAILRVFSDARREWTLADLSRTLGLTKPTTLRLLGVLEREGMVQRSRPGGSYRLGPRAIELGALAQRSIDFQSIARPELERLAWTTGETVSLEMLAGTEILVLDEVRGRRQGSWGEFVGARWPAHAAATGKVLLAAARQERSDAWRQFLAATRGRLPRFTPRTIVSMPRLGEELTQVLRRGYATAIEELELGYAAIGAPIENHTGRTVAAICLGAQASRLTRDRRTVLQRALVETARRISVQLGANAVLRPVPVAEARRG, from the coding sequence GTGACGCGGGCCTTCGCCATTCTCCGGGTGTTCAGCGACGCGCGGCGGGAGTGGACCCTCGCCGACCTGTCCCGGACCCTCGGGCTCACCAAGCCGACCACCCTCCGCCTGCTCGGCGTCCTGGAGCGTGAGGGCATGGTGCAGCGGAGCCGCCCGGGCGGGAGTTACCGGCTGGGACCGCGGGCCATCGAGCTGGGCGCGCTGGCGCAGCGCTCCATCGACTTCCAGTCGATCGCGCGGCCGGAGCTGGAGCGGCTGGCCTGGACCACCGGCGAGACGGTGAGCCTCGAGATGCTGGCGGGCACCGAGATCCTGGTGCTCGACGAAGTGCGGGGCCGGCGGCAGGGCAGCTGGGGGGAGTTCGTGGGGGCGCGGTGGCCGGCGCACGCGGCCGCCACCGGCAAGGTCCTGCTCGCCGCCGCGCGGCAGGAGCGGAGCGATGCCTGGCGGCAGTTCCTCGCCGCCACGCGGGGCCGGTTGCCGCGCTTCACGCCGCGCACCATCGTCTCGATGCCGCGGCTGGGCGAGGAGCTGACCCAGGTGCTGCGCCGGGGGTACGCCACGGCCATCGAGGAGCTGGAGCTCGGCTACGCCGCGATCGGGGCGCCGATCGAGAACCACACCGGCCGCACGGTGGCGGCCATCTGCCTCGGGGCGCAGGCGTCGCGGCTCACCCGGGACCGCCGCACGGTGCTGCAGCGGGCCCTGGTGGAGACGGCGCGGCGCATCTCGGTGCAGCTTGGCGCCAACGCCGTGCTGCGCCCCGTCCCGGTAGCGGAAGCGCGGCGCGGATGA
- the solA gene encoding N-methyl-L-tryptophan oxidase, translated as MRTDYDYIALGLGGLGSSAAYWLARGAGRDVLGLEQFELGHVRGESQDHSRIIRLSYHTPAYVRLARRAYESWALLEADAREACILKCGGLDLAPRESRIPLDPYLASLTAEQVAFEHLDAPEIRRRFPQFAITDDCHGIFQEDGGIAMAARANAAHQRMAREHGATLRDGAPVTSVRSVGGEVEVVAGDVAYRCRKLVVAAGPWSNAVLGMLGQPLPLEVTQEQVTYYATPHLREFQPGRFPVWIWMDDPCYYGFPVFGEAATKIAQDAGGRPTTADTRSFEPDPENFARVHAWAERHLPRALGPVLYTKTCLYTLTPDRDFVIDRVPEHDNIVVAIGAGHAFKFASVIGRILSELALAGTTPSDLGAFGFSRPILQERNPRRNYMQ; from the coding sequence ATGCGCACCGACTACGACTACATCGCCCTCGGCCTCGGCGGCCTCGGCAGCAGCGCCGCCTACTGGCTGGCCCGCGGCGCCGGCCGCGACGTGCTGGGGCTGGAGCAGTTCGAGCTGGGCCACGTGCGGGGCGAGTCGCAGGACCACTCCCGCATCATCCGCCTCTCCTATCACACCCCCGCCTACGTCCGCCTGGCCCGGCGCGCCTACGAGTCGTGGGCGCTGCTCGAGGCCGACGCCCGGGAGGCCTGCATCCTCAAGTGCGGCGGGCTCGACCTCGCCCCACGCGAGAGCCGCATCCCGCTCGACCCCTACCTCGCCAGCCTGACCGCGGAGCAGGTGGCGTTCGAGCATCTCGACGCCCCGGAGATCCGGCGCCGGTTCCCCCAGTTTGCCATCACCGATGACTGCCACGGCATCTTCCAGGAGGATGGCGGGATCGCCATGGCGGCCCGGGCCAACGCCGCCCACCAGCGCATGGCCCGGGAGCATGGCGCCACGCTGCGGGACGGCGCCCCGGTCACGTCGGTGCGGAGCGTGGGCGGCGAGGTGGAGGTGGTGGCCGGCGACGTGGCGTACCGCTGCCGCAAGCTGGTGGTCGCCGCGGGCCCCTGGAGCAACGCCGTCCTCGGCATGCTGGGGCAGCCCCTGCCGCTCGAGGTCACCCAGGAACAGGTGACCTACTACGCCACCCCGCACCTGCGGGAGTTCCAGCCGGGGCGCTTCCCGGTGTGGATCTGGATGGACGATCCCTGCTACTACGGCTTCCCGGTCTTCGGCGAGGCCGCCACCAAGATCGCGCAGGACGCCGGCGGGCGGCCCACCACCGCGGACACCCGCAGCTTCGAGCCCGACCCGGAGAACTTCGCCCGGGTCCACGCCTGGGCCGAGCGGCACCTGCCCCGCGCGCTGGGGCCGGTGCTCTACACCAAGACCTGCCTGTACACCCTGACCCCCGACCGGGACTTCGTGATCGACCGGGTCCCGGAGCACGACAACATCGTGGTGGCCATCGGGGCGGGGCACGCGTTCAAGTTCGCCTCGGTGATCGGCCGGATCCTCAGCGAGCTGGCGCTGGCCGGCACCACCCCGTCGGACCTCGGGGCCTTCGGGTTCTCCCGTCCGATCCTGCAGGAGCGCAACCCGAGACGCAATTACATGCAGTAG
- a CDS encoding PAS domain S-box protein, translating into MHPDPTRTTDQRLRAAVESSPSGILMSDAEGQIVLVNREIERLFGYVREELLGKPVELLVPARFHGHHAQDRRDFTTSPKVRAMGAGRELHGRRKDGTEVPLEVGLTPVITEEGLFVLASVVDISARVEAERNRRELEEQLRQSQKLEAVGTLAGGIAHDFRNILNGIIGYAELLAKPLHGRQEAADLAQLRTYADRGRQLVDRILTFSRRSESVRQPVRLKASIDEVTGLLRSTLPSTIDIRLDVRADAPPVMADPTSVHQVLMNLCTNAAHAMVEGGMLSIAVEPLYVRDSMARANPDLHEGPYALLTVRDTGCGIDPAVVSRVFDPFFTTKPAGSGTGLGLAMVHGIMKSHDGAVRLASTLHEGTEVRCYFPAVEAVLTEPVAADPEAAMGGGERILFVDDEPPLARLGQRRLEGLGYTVTVAISGGQALALFRADPYSFDLVITDFTMPDRSGLELAAELARTRPGLPVVLTTGHVEEFSPEALQAVGVREVLMKPVLLTELARAISGALRPTTAS; encoded by the coding sequence ATGCATCCAGACCCGACCCGCACCACCGACCAGCGACTCCGCGCCGCCGTCGAGTCGTCGCCGAGCGGCATCCTGATGAGCGATGCCGAGGGCCAGATCGTGCTGGTCAACCGCGAGATCGAGCGGCTGTTCGGGTACGTGCGGGAGGAGCTGCTCGGGAAGCCGGTGGAGCTGCTGGTGCCCGCGCGGTTCCATGGGCATCACGCCCAGGACCGGCGCGACTTCACCACCAGCCCCAAGGTGCGGGCGATGGGCGCGGGGCGGGAGCTGCATGGGCGGCGCAAGGACGGCACCGAGGTGCCGCTCGAGGTGGGACTCACCCCGGTGATCACCGAGGAGGGGCTGTTCGTCCTGGCGTCGGTGGTGGACATCAGCGCGCGGGTCGAGGCGGAGCGCAACCGGCGGGAGCTCGAGGAGCAGCTGCGCCAGTCGCAGAAGCTCGAGGCGGTCGGCACGCTGGCCGGGGGCATCGCGCACGACTTCCGCAACATCCTCAACGGCATCATCGGCTACGCCGAGCTGCTGGCCAAGCCGCTGCACGGACGGCAGGAGGCGGCGGACCTGGCCCAGCTGCGCACCTACGCCGACCGCGGGCGCCAGCTGGTGGACCGGATCCTCACCTTCAGCCGCCGCTCCGAGTCGGTGCGGCAGCCGGTCCGGCTGAAGGCGTCGATCGACGAGGTCACCGGCCTGCTCCGCTCCACGCTGCCCAGCACCATCGACATCCGGCTCGACGTGCGCGCCGACGCGCCGCCGGTCATGGCTGACCCGACCTCGGTGCACCAGGTGCTCATGAACCTGTGCACCAACGCCGCCCACGCCATGGTCGAGGGCGGGATGCTCAGCATCGCGGTGGAGCCGCTCTACGTCCGCGACAGCATGGCGCGGGCCAACCCCGACCTGCACGAGGGTCCGTACGCCCTCCTGACGGTCCGCGACACCGGCTGCGGCATCGACCCCGCCGTGGTCTCCCGGGTGTTCGACCCGTTCTTCACCACCAAGCCGGCCGGCTCCGGCACCGGGCTCGGCCTGGCCATGGTGCACGGCATCATGAAGAGCCACGACGGCGCGGTGCGGCTGGCCAGCACCCTGCACGAAGGCACCGAGGTCCGCTGCTACTTCCCCGCCGTCGAGGCGGTGCTGACGGAGCCGGTGGCGGCCGACCCCGAGGCCGCGATGGGAGGCGGTGAGCGCATCCTGTTCGTGGACGATGAGCCGCCGCTGGCCCGCCTGGGTCAGCGCCGCCTCGAGGGCCTGGGCTACACCGTGACCGTGGCCATCTCGGGTGGGCAGGCGCTGGCGCTGTTCCGCGCCGATCCCTACAGCTTTGACCTGGTGATCACCGACTTCACCATGCCCGACCGCAGCGGGCTCGAACTGGCGGCCGAACTCGCGCGCACCCGCCCCGGCCTCCCGGTGGTGCTCACCACCGGGCACGTCGAGGAGTTCTCCCCCGAGGCCCTCCAGGCCGTCGGCGTGCGCGAGGTGCTGATGAAGCCCGTGCTGCTCACCGAGCTGGCCCGGGCCATCAGCGGCGCGCTCCGCCCCACCACGGCCAGCTAG
- a CDS encoding MFS transporter, which translates to MIGLACVASFIAYILRINMSVAGEALAADLRFSRVQLGLVLGAFAWGYALFQFPGGLLGDRFGARRALTVVVVAWGLCNLLPGVLPGTAVLPPLALVGLLAVLRFLMGAAQAPLFPIIGGATIRLWFPVSAWGLPNAVTNAGAAFGSAAAGPLIGWLVVTLGWRQSFVLTAPMAFLFAALWWWYYRDHPAEHRRVSTAEAAYIAGERAAGDAAPPRPGAWRALLRNRNLRLLTLSYFCSNYLFYFFFNWLVIYLVEERRFTLLQGGWYAAAPWLVGAFGALAGGFVTDRLSRRRGLTFGCRWPALVSLLCAGALIFAVARAEAPLVAVALLSACLGFQQATDPVYWAATVAVAGRDSAGACGVLNTAGNVVGGIGALLVPVTVDAFGWPVALATTAGFAVAGALLWLAVEIDG; encoded by the coding sequence ATGATCGGCCTCGCCTGCGTGGCGAGCTTCATCGCCTACATCCTCCGCATCAACATGTCGGTCGCCGGCGAGGCGCTGGCCGCCGACCTGCGCTTCTCCCGGGTGCAGCTCGGGCTGGTCCTCGGGGCCTTCGCCTGGGGCTACGCCCTGTTCCAGTTCCCCGGCGGGCTGCTCGGCGACCGCTTCGGCGCCCGGCGCGCCCTCACCGTGGTGGTCGTGGCGTGGGGGCTCTGCAACCTCCTGCCCGGCGTCCTCCCCGGCACGGCGGTCCTGCCGCCGCTGGCCCTGGTGGGGTTGCTGGCGGTGCTCCGCTTCCTGATGGGCGCGGCCCAGGCCCCGCTCTTCCCGATCATCGGGGGGGCCACCATCCGGCTCTGGTTCCCGGTCTCCGCCTGGGGGCTCCCCAACGCGGTGACCAACGCGGGGGCGGCCTTCGGCTCGGCCGCCGCCGGCCCCCTCATCGGCTGGCTGGTGGTGACGCTCGGGTGGCGGCAGTCGTTCGTGCTCACGGCGCCGATGGCCTTCCTCTTTGCCGCCCTCTGGTGGTGGTACTATCGCGATCACCCCGCGGAGCACCGTCGCGTCTCCACCGCGGAAGCGGCGTACATCGCGGGGGAACGGGCGGCCGGCGACGCGGCGCCCCCCCGCCCTGGTGCCTGGCGGGCGCTGCTCCGGAACCGCAACCTGCGGCTGCTCACGCTGAGCTACTTCTGCAGCAACTACCTGTTCTACTTCTTCTTCAACTGGCTGGTGATCTACCTGGTGGAGGAGCGCCGGTTCACCCTGCTGCAGGGGGGGTGGTACGCTGCGGCACCGTGGCTGGTCGGGGCCTTCGGCGCGCTGGCCGGGGGCTTCGTCACCGACCGGCTGTCGCGGCGGCGGGGGCTCACCTTCGGCTGTCGCTGGCCGGCGCTGGTGAGCCTGCTGTGCGCGGGGGCGCTGATCTTCGCCGTGGCCCGCGCCGAGGCGCCCCTGGTGGCGGTGGCGCTGCTGTCGGCCTGCCTCGGGTTCCAGCAGGCCACCGACCCGGTGTATTGGGCGGCCACGGTGGCGGTGGCGGGGCGCGACTCCGCCGGCGCCTGCGGGGTGCTCAACACCGCGGGCAACGTGGTGGGCGGGATCGGCGCCCTGCTGGTGCCGGTCACGGTGGATGCCTTCGGCTGGCCGGTGGCACTGGCCACGACGGCCGGCTTCGCGGTGGCCGGCGCCCTGTTATGGCTCGCAGTGGAGATCGACGGCTAG
- a CDS encoding beta-lactamase family protein has product MRILRRWLLVLLTLVTPLAAQQRAAPTPASVAARIDSLAQQYQAEGRVAGLSVAVLYEGQTVIARGYGVANLETGEPVTDTTLFAVGSVTKQFATVAALLLVEAGKLSLDDRVSKWYPMLTRASDIRIRDLVAHVSGYPDYYPLDFVDRRMAAPATTESIIRRYGTGPLDFEPGTRWSYSNTGFLILGRIIERVSGMPFGRFLETRIFRPLGMRHTRFEPDPRSPGVARGYNSWALGPLEPATPEASGWTGAAGGIYATAADIARWDLALMTGKVVGAESWRFLTTPRRLADGRNTGYSGGLDVGQRNGWLTLSHGGAVSGFIAGNTFAPGNRSAVVVLSSSETGGPGSGFGMAAAGLLFGTAPPPELAVPADSTTESEPPTPPEIHGPAAVDAAKALFASLQQGTVDRGTLSDEYSYFLNAHRVQGARDRLGPLGEPKSVQLRFRTERGGMEVAVVAFVFEGLTVQALMYRTPDGRIEEFLLNPQ; this is encoded by the coding sequence ATGCGCATCCTGCGGCGCTGGCTGCTCGTCCTCCTCACGCTGGTCACGCCGCTCGCGGCGCAGCAGCGCGCGGCCCCCACGCCGGCGTCGGTCGCCGCGCGCATCGATTCCCTGGCGCAACAGTACCAGGCGGAGGGCCGGGTGGCGGGCCTCTCCGTGGCGGTGCTCTACGAGGGGCAGACGGTGATCGCCCGGGGCTATGGCGTGGCCAACCTCGAGACCGGCGAGCCGGTCACCGACACCACGCTCTTCGCGGTGGGGTCCGTGACCAAGCAGTTCGCCACCGTGGCCGCGCTGCTGCTGGTGGAGGCGGGGAAGCTCTCCCTGGATGACCGGGTGTCGAAGTGGTACCCGATGCTCACCCGGGCCTCGGACATCCGCATCCGCGACCTCGTGGCGCACGTCTCCGGCTATCCCGACTACTACCCGCTCGACTTCGTGGACCGCCGCATGGCCGCGCCGGCCACCACCGAGAGCATCATCCGGCGCTACGGCACCGGGCCGCTCGACTTCGAGCCCGGCACCCGCTGGTCGTACAGCAACACCGGCTTCCTGATCCTCGGGCGCATCATCGAGCGGGTCTCGGGCATGCCCTTCGGCCGCTTCCTCGAGACCCGGATCTTCCGCCCCCTCGGCATGCGGCACACCCGCTTCGAGCCCGATCCGCGCTCGCCCGGCGTCGCCCGCGGCTACAACTCGTGGGCCCTGGGCCCGCTGGAGCCCGCCACCCCCGAGGCCAGCGGCTGGACCGGTGCCGCCGGCGGCATCTACGCCACCGCCGCCGACATCGCGCGCTGGGACCTGGCCCTGATGACCGGCAAGGTGGTCGGTGCCGAGAGCTGGCGCTTCCTCACCACGCCGCGGCGGCTGGCCGACGGGCGCAACACCGGGTACAGCGGCGGGCTCGACGTGGGCCAGCGGAACGGCTGGCTCACTCTCTCGCATGGCGGCGCGGTGAGCGGGTTCATCGCCGGCAACACCTTCGCGCCCGGCAATCGCTCCGCTGTGGTGGTGCTCTCGAGCAGCGAGACCGGCGGCCCCGGCAGCGGCTTCGGCATGGCGGCGGCGGGCCTCCTCTTCGGCACCGCGCCCCCGCCCGAACTCGCCGTGCCCGCCGACAGCACCACCGAGAGTGAACCCCCGACCCCGCCCGAGATCCACGGGCCGGCGGCGGTGGATGCGGCGAAGGCGCTCTTCGCGAGCCTGCAGCAGGGCACCGTGGACCGGGGCACGCTCTCGGACGAGTACAGCTACTTCCTCAACGCGCACCGGGTGCAGGGTGCCCGGGACCGCCTGGGCCCGCTCGGCGAACCGAAGTCGGTGCAGCTCCGCTTCCGCACCGAGCGCGGCGGCATGGAGGTCGCGGTGGTGGCCTTCGTGTTCGAGGGGCTGACCGTGCAGGCGCTGATGTACCGGACCCCCGACGGCCGGATCGAGGAGTTCCTCCTCAACCCGCAGTGA
- a CDS encoding TIM barrel protein: MHRRDAVRLAAAGTLGLSMPAEPPGPRAAELPGRRGTEPPGRLKQSVCRWPFGDLPDAEFFPMVQRLGFGAVDLLTEKEWSIARDHGLLCSMGTPTERRDFIRRGLNDRAHHPLLVAELERALSEAPGFGVPNVIAMVGNREGRDEEAGLEACVEGLDRVKGLAERQGVTICLELLNSRVDHADFMMDRMAFGLKLMYAVNSPRVRLLYDIYHMQIMEGDVIRTIRNHGHWIGHYHTAGNPGRHELDPTQELNYAGIAQAIADTGFDGWLAHEFIPTRAPEAGLREARMICAG; the protein is encoded by the coding sequence ATGCACCGCCGTGACGCCGTCCGGCTCGCCGCCGCCGGCACGCTGGGCCTCTCGATGCCGGCCGAACCGCCGGGCCCTCGAGCCGCCGAGTTGCCAGGCCGCCGAGGCACCGAGCCACCGGGCCGGCTCAAGCAGTCCGTCTGCCGCTGGCCGTTCGGCGACCTCCCCGACGCCGAGTTCTTCCCGATGGTGCAGCGGCTGGGCTTCGGCGCGGTGGACCTGCTCACCGAGAAGGAATGGTCCATCGCGCGGGACCATGGCCTCCTCTGCTCCATGGGCACTCCCACCGAGCGGCGCGACTTCATCCGCCGCGGCCTCAACGACCGGGCCCACCACCCGCTGCTGGTGGCAGAGCTGGAACGGGCGCTCAGCGAGGCGCCGGGCTTCGGGGTGCCGAACGTGATCGCGATGGTGGGAAACCGGGAGGGCCGCGACGAGGAGGCGGGGCTCGAGGCCTGCGTGGAGGGGCTCGATCGGGTGAAGGGGCTGGCCGAGCGGCAGGGGGTGACGATCTGCCTCGAGCTCCTCAACAGCCGGGTGGATCACGCCGACTTCATGATGGACCGGATGGCGTTCGGGCTCAAGCTGATGTACGCGGTGAACAGCCCGCGGGTGCGCCTGCTCTACGACATCTACCACATGCAGATCATGGAAGGCGATGTCATCCGCACCATCCGGAACCACGGCCACTGGATCGGCCACTATCACACCGCGGGCAATCCCGGCCGCCACGAGCTCGACCCGACCCAGGAGCTCAACTACGCCGGCATCGCGCAGGCGATCGCGGACACCGGGTTCGACGGCTGGCTCGCCCACGAGTTCATCCCCACCCGAGCGCCCGAGGCGGGGCTGCGCGAGGCGCGGATGATCTGCGCGGGATAG
- a CDS encoding pyrroloquinoline quinone-dependent dehydrogenase, with the protein MDPVSPRISRFRPLGILLVLGLAACSRGPGAAARATSHDTGWGAYGGDPGGGRFSALRQIDTANVGRLALAWTYRTGDATHDDHSEGPGTSCGRCHTGASKFEATPILADGRLYLSTPLNRVIAVDPAAGHELWRFDPGLDLKVERSEGFVSRGVAFWKGPAGSGCASRIFFATVDARLFALDAARGTPCPGFGEAGTVHLDRGVGEVQVGQYGVTSPPAVLGDLVIVGSAIGDNRRVDMERGVVRAFDAVTGAQRWSFDPIPRDPRDPAYASWDTTAARITGGGNAWAPLSVDTALGLVFVPTGSAAPDFFGGLRPGDNRYTSSVVALEGRTGQVRWHFQVVHHDLWDFDVASQPVLVTVPRGGREVPAVAIATKLGHLFVLDRATGTPLFPVEERPVPASEVPGEVAAATQPFPVLPRPLFDGPLTRDSLWGLDDAERDACRAQFDRMRAGPIFTPPSLEGTVMYPGYAGGTTWGSLSWSPERHLLVTNLLRIPLYVKLEPRASASDGNQRGTPYTMSRGMLASPRGLPCNAPPWGSLVAIDLATGERRWQVALGQVPELAAAPGSEAWGSPNMGGSIVTAGGLVFIGAAMDDYLRAFDLETGRELWRGALPAGGQATPMTYAIDGRQYVVIAAGGHGSLGTTFGDHLVAFALPGR; encoded by the coding sequence GTGGATCCCGTGTCGCCACGCATCTCCCGCTTCCGCCCACTGGGCATCCTGCTCGTGCTCGGCCTCGCGGCCTGTTCCCGGGGCCCGGGCGCCGCGGCCCGTGCCACCAGTCACGACACCGGGTGGGGCGCCTACGGCGGCGATCCGGGCGGCGGCCGGTTCTCCGCGCTGCGGCAGATCGACACCGCGAACGTGGGCCGGCTGGCGCTGGCCTGGACCTACCGCACCGGCGACGCCACCCACGACGATCACAGCGAGGGGCCGGGCACGAGCTGCGGCCGCTGCCACACCGGCGCCAGCAAGTTCGAGGCGACGCCCATCCTTGCCGACGGGCGGCTCTACCTGAGCACGCCGCTCAACCGGGTGATCGCGGTCGATCCGGCCGCGGGGCACGAGTTGTGGCGGTTCGACCCGGGGCTCGATCTCAAGGTCGAGCGCTCGGAGGGCTTCGTGTCGCGCGGCGTGGCCTTCTGGAAGGGACCGGCCGGCAGCGGCTGCGCCTCGAGGATCTTCTTTGCCACCGTCGACGCCCGGCTCTTTGCCCTCGACGCCGCGCGTGGCACGCCCTGCCCCGGCTTCGGCGAGGCGGGCACGGTCCACCTCGATCGCGGCGTGGGGGAGGTGCAGGTGGGGCAGTACGGCGTCACCTCGCCCCCGGCGGTGCTCGGGGACCTGGTGATCGTCGGTTCCGCCATCGGTGACAACCGGCGGGTCGACATGGAACGCGGGGTGGTCCGCGCCTTCGACGCCGTGACCGGCGCGCAACGCTGGAGCTTCGACCCGATCCCCCGCGATCCGCGCGATCCGGCCTACGCGTCCTGGGACACGACCGCGGCGCGGATCACCGGCGGCGGCAACGCCTGGGCCCCGCTCTCGGTGGACACGGCGCTGGGCCTGGTCTTCGTTCCGACCGGCTCCGCGGCGCCGGACTTCTTCGGCGGGCTCCGCCCGGGGGACAATCGCTACACCAGCTCGGTGGTGGCGCTCGAGGGCCGGACCGGCCAGGTGCGGTGGCACTTCCAGGTGGTGCACCACGACCTGTGGGACTTCGACGTGGCCAGTCAGCCGGTGCTGGTCACCGTGCCGCGCGGAGGCCGGGAGGTACCCGCGGTGGCCATCGCCACCAAGCTGGGGCACCTGTTCGTGCTCGACCGTGCCACCGGCACGCCGCTCTTCCCGGTGGAGGAGCGCCCGGTGCCCGCCAGCGAGGTCCCCGGCGAGGTGGCCGCGGCCACCCAGCCCTTCCCGGTGCTGCCCCGGCCGCTCTTCGACGGCCCGCTCACCCGCGACAGCCTCTGGGGCCTCGACGACGCCGAGCGCGACGCCTGCCGCGCCCAGTTCGACCGGATGCGCGCCGGGCCGATCTTCACCCCGCCGAGCCTCGAGGGCACGGTGATGTACCCGGGGTATGCGGGGGGAACCACCTGGGGATCACTGAGCTGGTCGCCCGAGCGGCACCTGCTGGTGACCAACCTGCTCCGGATCCCGCTCTACGTGAAGCTTGAGCCGCGCGCCTCGGCGAGCGACGGCAACCAGCGCGGCACGCCGTACACCATGAGCCGCGGCATGCTGGCCTCGCCCAGGGGGCTGCCGTGCAACGCGCCGCCCTGGGGCAGCCTGGTGGCGATCGACCTCGCCACGGGCGAGCGACGCTGGCAGGTGGCGCTGGGGCAGGTGCCCGAACTCGCGGCGGCGCCGGGGAGCGAGGCGTGGGGTTCGCCCAACATGGGCGGGTCGATCGTGACGGCGGGCGGATTGGTCTTCATCGGCGCGGCGATGGACGACTACCTGCGGGCATTCGACCTGGAGACCGGCCGCGAGCTGTGGCGGGGGGCGCTGCCCGCCGGCGGTCAGGCCACGCCGATGACCTACGCCATCGACGGAAGGCAGTACGTGGTCATCGCCGCCGGGGGGCACGGCAGCCTCGGCACCACCTTCGGGGATCACCTGGTGGCGTTCGCGCTGCCCGGGCGGTAG
- a CDS encoding response regulator transcription factor produces the protein MTALRVAIVDDEPLARDKLRAFLARHPACALVGEAGDGLEAVQLLETVRPDLVLLDVQMPELDGFEVLGAVEPLPDVIFVTAFDRYAIQAFEQGAVDYLLKPVAPDRFDRAIERALARHASADPAALARQVAALCAAVAPTRPRVERFLVRERDRSRLVPVAAVDWIEAAGNYVKLHARSGTHLVRTPLKEVEARLDPARFARIHRTAIVNLDRVRFLEPASHGDQAVLLESGERLTLSRRFRDALPRILGDGA, from the coding sequence GTGACCGCGCTCCGCGTGGCGATCGTGGACGACGAACCGCTGGCCCGCGACAAGCTGCGCGCCTTCCTTGCGCGCCACCCGGCCTGCGCCCTCGTGGGAGAGGCGGGTGACGGGCTCGAGGCGGTGCAGCTGCTGGAGACCGTGCGCCCGGACCTGGTGCTGCTCGACGTGCAGATGCCGGAGCTCGACGGCTTCGAGGTCCTCGGCGCCGTGGAGCCGCTCCCCGACGTGATCTTCGTGACCGCCTTCGACCGCTACGCCATCCAGGCCTTCGAGCAGGGCGCGGTCGACTACCTCCTCAAACCGGTGGCCCCCGATCGCTTCGATCGCGCCATCGAACGGGCCCTCGCCCGTCACGCCTCGGCCGACCCCGCCGCGCTGGCCCGGCAGGTGGCGGCGCTCTGCGCCGCGGTGGCGCCGACCCGGCCCCGGGTGGAGCGATTCCTGGTCCGGGAGCGGGACCGCTCCCGCCTGGTGCCGGTGGCCGCGGTGGACTGGATCGAGGCCGCCGGCAACTACGTCAAGCTGCACGCCCGGAGCGGCACGCACCTGGTGCGCACCCCCCTGAAGGAGGTCGAGGCGCGGCTGGACCCGGCGCGGTTTGCCCGGATCCATCGCACCGCGATCGTCAACCTGGACCGGGTGCGCTTCCTCGAGCCGGCGTCGCACGGCGACCAGGCGGTGCTGCTCGAGAGCGGCGAGCGGCTCACCCTGAGCCGCCGCTTCCGCGACGCCCTGCCGCGCATCCTCGGCGACGGCGCGTAG